Proteins encoded together in one Catellatospora citrea window:
- a CDS encoding iron-containing redox enzyme family protein, whose protein sequence is MKLPDARGDLSTAVISGLRSGKAVEATRIPHLADVDPLADEDLQLALAVCYELHYSGFDDVDDRWEWDPGLLALRADIEQVFEQALRELTGPQPAVSSAEIPAALTALTAEQDGPSLARYIQSHATIEQFREFVVHRSLYQLKEADPHTFAIPRLTGRAKAALIEIQIDEYGSGRLARMHAELFRTTMGCLGLNTEYGAYLDRLPAVTLAVTNMLSMFALHRRLRAALTGQLAAFEMSSSLPNSRYGNGLRRLGGDSQATLFYDEHVEADAVHEQIAAYDMCGSLVAEHPELAADVLFGAAASEALGGRAGAHLLDSWAADRSSLRPVAGGREVPAETGVLAGAAA, encoded by the coding sequence ATGAAACTTCCCGACGCGCGGGGTGACCTTTCGACGGCGGTGATCTCGGGTCTTCGGTCAGGCAAGGCGGTCGAGGCCACGCGCATACCGCACCTCGCTGACGTCGATCCCCTCGCTGACGAGGACCTGCAGCTCGCTCTGGCCGTCTGCTACGAGTTGCACTACAGCGGGTTCGACGACGTCGACGACCGCTGGGAGTGGGATCCGGGCTTGCTGGCATTACGTGCTGACATCGAGCAGGTGTTCGAACAGGCGCTGCGGGAACTGACCGGTCCGCAACCGGCAGTAAGTTCCGCCGAGATTCCCGCCGCGCTGACCGCGCTGACCGCCGAGCAGGATGGACCGTCCCTGGCGCGATACATCCAGTCGCATGCCACGATCGAGCAGTTCCGGGAGTTCGTCGTGCACCGCTCCCTCTACCAGCTCAAGGAGGCAGACCCGCACACCTTCGCCATCCCTCGGCTGACCGGGCGTGCCAAGGCCGCGCTGATAGAGATCCAGATCGACGAGTACGGCTCCGGTCGGCTCGCGCGGATGCACGCCGAGCTGTTTCGGACCACGATGGGCTGCCTGGGGCTGAACACCGAGTACGGCGCCTACCTCGACCGGCTCCCGGCGGTGACGCTGGCTGTCACCAACATGCTGTCGATGTTCGCCCTGCACCGGCGGCTACGGGCCGCGCTCACCGGTCAGCTGGCCGCTTTCGAGATGTCTTCCAGCCTGCCCAACAGCCGCTACGGCAACGGTCTGCGCCGCCTCGGCGGTGACAGTCAGGCGACTCTGTTCTACGACGAACACGTCGAGGCCGACGCGGTGCACGAGCAGATCGCCGCGTACGACATGTGCGGATCGTTGGTCGCCGAACACCCGGAGCTGGCCGCCGACGTGCTGTTCGGCGCCGCTGCCTCCGAAGCGCTCGGTGGCAGGGCCGGCGCGCACCTGCTCGACAGCTGGGCTGCCGACCGCAGCTCGTTGCGGCCGGTGGCCGGGGGGCGTGAGGTGCCGGCGGAGACCGGCGTGCTGGCAGGGGCAGCGGCATGA
- a CDS encoding acyl-CoA thioesterase: MTATALQPALAGRPPAASELTLSQIMDQHHTNLMGTVHGGRILNLIDSVAGVVAARHSDGPAVTAAIDETAFLQAVRVGDVVHVRARITWAGRSSMEVAVTVTADRWDRSVPATTVATAHLVMVAVDDLGRPRPIPPLLPQTDDDRRQYEQAEIRRRHRLALRRALTTHGGTA, translated from the coding sequence GTGACCGCCACCGCACTGCAACCGGCACTGGCCGGGCGACCCCCGGCAGCTTCCGAGCTGACCTTGTCGCAGATCATGGATCAGCACCACACCAATCTGATGGGCACCGTGCACGGCGGGCGCATCCTCAACCTCATCGACTCCGTGGCCGGGGTCGTCGCGGCCCGCCATTCCGACGGGCCGGCCGTCACCGCCGCGATCGACGAGACCGCGTTCCTGCAGGCCGTCCGCGTCGGTGACGTGGTCCACGTCCGAGCCCGCATCACCTGGGCCGGGCGCTCGTCCATGGAGGTCGCGGTCACCGTCACCGCCGACCGGTGGGACCGGTCCGTGCCCGCCACCACCGTGGCGACCGCGCACCTGGTCATGGTCGCCGTCGACGACCTCGGCCGGCCGCGGCCGATCCCGCCGCTGCTGCCGCAGACCGACGACGATCGCCGCCAGTACGAGCAGGCCGAGATCCGTCGCCGGCACCGCCTCGCGCTACGCCGGGCACTCACCACTCACGGCGGGACGGCATGA
- a CDS encoding zf-HC2 domain-containing protein: protein MTGGHAPAALLARYATGVELPADAVWAVEAHLEGCADCRSRLGEIAYTRSPAVVSIVDNVWAAIAPAVHAQVPSRRRRWPALLRWAAPAALPWLAMTVLIPLTAMLLDLAAGVAGPPRPSVLLVIAPVVPMLGVAASWTRYLDPVHELVAGTPRAGLGLALRRTLAALIVVMPPLALAGAVVGAAPVRWLLPSLVFAASALALGAFVGVGRAAAAVTVGWVCAVVAPSLIWSRLPAALDPGSSTPAWAACAAIAVGALFLQRGAFQRPASHR, encoded by the coding sequence ATGACCGGCGGGCACGCCCCGGCAGCGCTGCTGGCCCGGTACGCGACGGGTGTCGAGCTGCCGGCGGACGCCGTGTGGGCGGTGGAAGCACACCTGGAAGGCTGTGCCGACTGCCGGAGCAGGCTCGGTGAGATCGCCTACACGCGCTCACCGGCGGTAGTGTCCATCGTCGACAACGTGTGGGCCGCCATCGCGCCCGCGGTGCACGCGCAGGTCCCGTCCCGGCGCCGCCGGTGGCCGGCTCTGCTGCGCTGGGCTGCCCCTGCTGCGCTCCCCTGGCTGGCGATGACGGTGCTCATCCCCCTCACCGCGATGCTGCTGGATCTGGCCGCCGGTGTTGCCGGGCCACCCAGGCCGTCAGTTCTGCTGGTCATCGCGCCGGTGGTGCCCATGCTCGGCGTGGCCGCGTCCTGGACCCGCTACCTCGACCCCGTGCACGAGCTGGTGGCCGGCACCCCGCGCGCCGGGCTCGGGTTGGCGCTGCGCCGTACCCTCGCCGCGCTCATCGTCGTGATGCCGCCGCTCGCCCTGGCCGGCGCGGTGGTCGGCGCGGCCCCCGTGCGCTGGCTGCTGCCGAGCCTGGTGTTCGCGGCGAGCGCGCTCGCGCTCGGCGCGTTCGTCGGTGTCGGCCGCGCGGCAGCCGCCGTCACCGTCGGGTGGGTGTGTGCCGTCGTGGCGCCCAGCCTGATCTGGTCGCGGTTGCCCGCGGCCCTCGACCCCGGCAGCAGCACACCCGCGTGGGCAGCCTGCGCCGCCATCGCTGTGGGTGCGCTCTTCCTGCAGCGTGGCGCCTTTCAGCGACCCGCGAGCCATCGGTAA
- a CDS encoding RNA polymerase sigma factor: MGDSRPDEEALLRRIAQGDVAAFDDFYRRTAPGLAVRLRRRCADDGMVAEVMQDAYLAVWRAASSYVGARAGGSAAGWLWTIAARRMVDAYRLQARRPLPHADLPTDALTVPAAEDEVVDRVMDDPVADAVRDLAPELREVVQAMVLDELSVRETSALLGVPEGTVKTRARRARALLRQVLS, encoded by the coding sequence GTGGGCGATTCCCGACCGGACGAGGAAGCGCTGCTGCGCCGCATCGCCCAGGGTGACGTTGCCGCGTTCGACGACTTCTATCGCCGCACCGCGCCGGGCCTGGCCGTACGACTCCGACGACGGTGTGCCGACGACGGCATGGTGGCCGAGGTGATGCAGGACGCGTACCTGGCGGTGTGGCGTGCGGCGAGCAGCTACGTGGGTGCGCGTGCCGGGGGCAGCGCCGCCGGTTGGCTGTGGACCATCGCGGCGCGTCGCATGGTCGACGCGTACCGGCTGCAGGCCCGCCGACCGCTGCCGCACGCCGATCTGCCGACAGACGCGCTGACCGTCCCAGCAGCGGAGGACGAGGTGGTGGACCGGGTGATGGACGACCCTGTCGCGGACGCGGTACGTGATCTCGCGCCGGAACTTCGGGAGGTGGTACAGGCCATGGTGCTCGACGAACTCTCGGTACGTGAGACGTCGGCGCTGCTCGGGGTGCCGGAGGGCACGGTCAAGACCCGGGCCCGGCGGGCACGGGCGCTGCTGCGGCAGGTGCTGTCATGA
- a CDS encoding SDR family NAD(P)-dependent oxidoreductase, with protein MSARFTDKVILITGATSGMGRAVAERVTAEGAKVVLAARGKDAGDAFAAQLRAAGHDALFVPTDVTVAAEVAQLVRQAVEHYGRLDGAFNNVGAATAYAPVTDIDEDAWRADQALNLDSVFYGVKYEIPAIQASGGGSIVNNSSNLGVTGAPGMASYSAAKHGVVGLTRSAALDTAATGVRVNALVTGGVDTPLLRGAMGPNPEEAIKAAGAMHPVGRIAQPEEIAAFVAFLLSDEAKFITGAALAIDGGMTAA; from the coding sequence GTGTCCGCACGCTTCACCGACAAAGTCATCCTGATCACCGGCGCCACCTCCGGCATGGGCCGGGCGGTCGCCGAGCGGGTCACCGCCGAGGGAGCCAAGGTGGTCCTGGCCGCCCGCGGCAAGGACGCCGGGGACGCCTTCGCCGCGCAGCTGCGCGCCGCCGGGCACGACGCGCTCTTCGTGCCGACCGACGTGACGGTCGCGGCCGAGGTCGCTCAGCTGGTCCGCCAAGCCGTCGAGCACTACGGCCGCCTCGACGGCGCGTTCAACAACGTCGGCGCCGCCACCGCGTACGCCCCCGTCACCGACATCGACGAAGACGCCTGGCGCGCCGACCAGGCACTCAACCTCGACAGCGTCTTCTATGGAGTGAAGTACGAGATCCCTGCGATCCAGGCGTCCGGCGGCGGCTCCATCGTCAACAACTCGTCCAACCTCGGCGTCACCGGTGCACCCGGCATGGCCTCCTACAGCGCCGCCAAACACGGCGTCGTCGGGCTCACCCGCTCGGCCGCCCTCGACACCGCCGCGACAGGGGTTCGGGTCAACGCGCTCGTCACCGGCGGAGTCGACACCCCGCTGCTACGCGGCGCGATGGGCCCCAACCCGGAAGAGGCCATCAAGGCCGCCGGCGCGATGCACCCGGTCGGACGGATCGCCCAGCCGGAGGAGATCGCCGCGTTCGTGGCATTCCTGCTCAGCGACGAGGCCAAGTTCATCACCGGCGCTGCGCTCGCGATCGACGGCGGCATGACCGCCGCGTGA
- a CDS encoding NADP-dependent oxidoreductase: MKAVGLHEFGGPEVLRVVDVPEPHAGPGQVRIRVHASAVNPADTLLRDGTQEWALAGVPAPYVPGMDVAGVVDEIGPGTDTSLRTGDPVMAMLLPFFPADDGSVAYRGGGYVQYAVLPAKAVVRAPDGFGHEAAATLPMNGLTALLAFDQLALPPGSTLAVIGAAGALGGYLVQLAAHAGLTVIADAAPADEQLVRELGANEVVPRGPEVVDSIRARYPDGVDAVADTALVGPQLLDAVRDGGTFIRFRQTEEPGGYTAESTRGIRVLSPFVPEYDGRTDKLDEIRRLAGSGVLTPRIAEVMPADRASDAHRRLEAGGVRGRFVLTF; this comes from the coding sequence ATGAAAGCTGTCGGTCTGCATGAGTTCGGCGGTCCAGAAGTACTGCGGGTCGTCGACGTGCCCGAACCGCACGCAGGGCCCGGGCAGGTCCGCATCCGCGTACACGCCTCGGCCGTCAACCCGGCGGACACGCTGCTGCGCGACGGCACGCAGGAATGGGCACTAGCCGGGGTGCCCGCACCTTACGTACCCGGGATGGACGTCGCGGGCGTGGTCGACGAGATAGGTCCCGGCACCGACACCAGCCTGCGCACCGGCGATCCGGTGATGGCGATGCTGCTGCCGTTCTTTCCCGCCGACGACGGATCGGTCGCCTACCGCGGCGGCGGCTACGTTCAGTACGCGGTCCTGCCGGCCAAGGCGGTGGTTCGCGCGCCGGACGGGTTCGGCCATGAGGCTGCGGCGACGCTGCCGATGAACGGCCTGACCGCGCTGCTGGCCTTCGACCAGCTGGCGTTGCCACCCGGCTCGACCCTGGCGGTGATCGGGGCCGCCGGGGCGCTCGGCGGATATCTCGTCCAGCTGGCCGCGCACGCCGGGCTGACCGTCATCGCCGACGCCGCCCCGGCCGATGAACAGCTCGTCCGCGAGCTCGGCGCGAACGAGGTCGTGCCTAGGGGTCCCGAAGTCGTCGACAGCATCCGGGCGCGCTACCCCGACGGCGTGGACGCGGTCGCCGACACCGCGCTGGTCGGGCCGCAGCTGCTTGACGCCGTCCGCGACGGCGGCACCTTCATCCGGTTCCGGCAGACCGAGGAGCCCGGCGGCTACACCGCCGAAAGCACCCGCGGGATCAGAGTGCTGTCGCCGTTCGTGCCCGAATACGACGGCCGCACCGACAAGCTCGACGAAATCCGCCGCCTGGCCGGATCCGGCGTGCTCACGCCCCGGATCGCCGAGGTGATGCCCGCCGACCGGGCATCAGATGCCCACCGCCGGCTTGAGGCGGGCGGCGTGCGCGGGCGGTTCGTACTCACCTTCTGA
- a CDS encoding ATP-binding cassette domain-containing protein, which yields MTADETAPPTYAWPVQAHGLTLRAGRRTAVDGIDLRLGIGVHGLLGPNGAGKTTLIRALATVLRPVAGQLEILGQPVHAGGNLRAVRQALGYLPQECGYYRRFTVREFLEYLAWLKEMTPRDTPHAVQRAIDRVGLTSRADSTIRSLSGGMLRRVGIAQAILSEPTLLLLDEPTAGLDPEQRAGVRAMLRDLGRHSCVVVATHLVEDVAAACTDVVLLHEGRILFHGLPADLAAAADADLSADGDNDMERGCSALIRRHREQEGRA from the coding sequence ATGACTGCCGACGAGACTGCGCCGCCGACGTACGCCTGGCCGGTCCAGGCGCACGGGCTGACGCTGCGGGCCGGACGCCGGACCGCCGTCGACGGCATCGACCTCAGGCTGGGCATCGGTGTGCACGGCCTGCTCGGCCCCAACGGGGCCGGCAAGACCACACTGATCCGGGCACTGGCCACCGTGCTGCGTCCGGTGGCCGGTCAACTGGAGATCCTCGGCCAGCCCGTCCACGCCGGAGGGAACCTGCGCGCGGTACGGCAAGCTCTGGGCTACCTGCCCCAGGAGTGCGGGTACTACCGCCGGTTCACCGTCCGGGAGTTCCTCGAGTACCTCGCGTGGCTCAAAGAGATGACGCCACGTGACACGCCGCACGCGGTGCAACGGGCCATCGACCGGGTGGGGCTCACCTCCCGCGCGGACAGCACCATCCGGTCGCTGTCAGGCGGCATGCTGCGCCGCGTCGGCATCGCGCAGGCGATCCTGAGCGAACCGACCCTGCTGCTCCTGGACGAGCCCACCGCCGGCCTCGACCCCGAGCAGCGGGCCGGCGTTCGGGCGATGCTGCGCGACCTCGGCCGCCACAGCTGCGTGGTCGTGGCCACCCACCTCGTGGAGGACGTGGCCGCCGCATGCACCGACGTGGTGCTGCTGCACGAGGGCCGGATCCTGTTTCACGGGCTGCCCGCAGACCTGGCCGCCGCAGCCGACGCGGACCTCTCCGCCGACGGCGACAACGACATGGAACGCGGCTGCTCGGCGCTGATCCGTCGC
- a CDS encoding GNAT family N-acetyltransferase, with translation MLISTNRDSTSQSTLKDTVIRPLDEADIQKAADLLILASGRHRRFRLVERLTNGASDEIHHAVVAERAGTMIAAAHLTIEPAFPGTVGALVAVAAEHRGQGIGTALADELAGWAARHLRPDLMVTSTLRDDLDRGRQFAERYDLTVAAHSVGWRFDFTAPGVDLVAVAVRATSAANAAGVRVRRANLHREQDHILDCMGRSMAGLPLPGDRHQQVDLTQARRTIPDDAVVLLAENHPAERALGITIITPQAGTRDWYTIYTGVVVGHRGRGTAGALKAAALLHAHRGGAATLVTHNADTNEAILRTNRRAGMQPNVGYWSLIRDTRSGMRL, from the coding sequence ATGCTGATCAGTACAAATCGGGACTCGACGTCGCAGTCGACGCTCAAGGACACCGTCATTCGACCGCTGGATGAGGCAGACATCCAGAAGGCCGCCGACCTGCTGATCCTCGCGTCAGGCAGGCACAGGCGATTCCGGCTGGTCGAACGTCTCACCAACGGCGCGAGCGATGAGATCCACCACGCGGTGGTCGCGGAGCGCGCCGGCACGATGATCGCCGCCGCTCACCTGACCATCGAACCGGCCTTCCCCGGCACCGTCGGCGCGCTCGTCGCGGTCGCCGCCGAGCATCGTGGGCAGGGCATCGGCACAGCGCTGGCCGACGAGCTCGCCGGCTGGGCGGCTCGGCACCTGCGGCCCGACCTCATGGTGACCAGCACGTTGCGCGACGATCTCGACCGCGGGCGGCAATTCGCCGAGCGGTACGACCTCACCGTCGCCGCGCACAGCGTCGGCTGGCGATTCGACTTCACCGCCCCCGGCGTCGACCTGGTCGCCGTGGCAGTGCGCGCGACATCGGCCGCCAATGCCGCAGGCGTGCGCGTCCGACGCGCAAACCTGCACCGCGAGCAGGACCACATTCTCGACTGCATGGGTCGCAGCATGGCCGGGCTGCCGCTGCCAGGCGACCGACACCAGCAGGTGGATCTCACCCAGGCGCGGCGGACGATCCCCGACGACGCGGTTGTGCTGCTGGCCGAGAACCACCCCGCCGAGCGCGCACTGGGCATCACCATCATCACGCCACAGGCGGGCACCCGCGATTGGTACACCATCTATACGGGCGTCGTGGTCGGCCACCGCGGCAGGGGCACGGCCGGGGCGCTGAAGGCCGCCGCGCTGCTGCATGCGCACCGCGGCGGCGCCGCCACACTCGTCACCCACAACGCCGACACCAACGAGGCCATCCTGCGGACCAACCGCCGCGCCGGGATGCAACCGAACGTCGGCTACTGGAGCCTCATCCGCGATACCCGATCCGGGATGCGGCTTTGA
- a CDS encoding winged helix-turn-helix transcriptional regulator, whose protein sequence is MAHPTTSISEQELVLCGQGRELVRDVLERIGDKWSVVVICQLGHTTKRFNELRRLSEPITQRMLSATLRSMERDGLVTRTLHDTKPLRVDYALTPRGLSLLAVARHLAGWAVDNAAGIQESREVFDAP, encoded by the coding sequence ATGGCGCACCCCACCACCTCCATCAGCGAACAGGAGCTGGTGCTCTGCGGTCAGGGCCGCGAGCTGGTGCGAGACGTGCTTGAGCGCATCGGCGACAAGTGGTCCGTGGTGGTCATCTGCCAGCTGGGGCACACGACCAAGCGCTTCAACGAGCTCCGTCGGCTGAGCGAGCCCATCACCCAGCGCATGCTGAGCGCCACCCTGCGAAGCATGGAACGGGACGGGCTGGTCACCCGGACCCTGCACGACACCAAACCCCTGCGCGTCGACTACGCGCTCACCCCGCGCGGCCTCAGCCTGCTCGCCGTCGCCCGGCACCTCGCCGGCTGGGCGGTCGACAACGCCGCCGGCATCCAGGAATCGCGTGAGGTCTTCGACGCTCCGTAG
- a CDS encoding LysE family translocator gives MSHLPVEVLVGYLAAITLLMLTPGPDMMFVLANGARYGTRAGMLAAAGVAAGEAVHITAVVAGLAGLVTGSPLVFEAIRYAGAAYLVVLGVQALRRPATTPTGVAAQGFSGRAAFGRGMVTNLLNPKMILFSLAFLPQFADPSRGHVTAQLITLGVLFIAVQLAVDVSLGAAAGRLTHRLHAWQQQIQRGCAAAFIGLGIKLAFF, from the coding sequence ATGAGCCACCTGCCGGTCGAGGTGCTGGTCGGCTACCTGGCCGCGATCACCCTGCTCATGCTCACCCCGGGCCCGGACATGATGTTCGTGCTCGCCAACGGCGCCCGCTACGGCACACGCGCCGGGATGCTCGCCGCCGCGGGTGTCGCGGCCGGGGAGGCGGTGCACATCACCGCCGTCGTGGCCGGCCTGGCCGGGCTGGTCACCGGATCGCCGCTGGTGTTCGAGGCGATCCGGTACGCCGGTGCGGCTTACCTGGTCGTGCTGGGCGTGCAGGCATTGCGCCGCCCCGCGACCACCCCCACCGGCGTCGCGGCGCAGGGGTTCAGCGGCCGGGCGGCATTCGGGCGCGGCATGGTCACCAATCTGCTCAACCCGAAGATGATCCTGTTCAGCCTGGCGTTCCTGCCCCAGTTCGCCGATCCGTCCCGTGGACACGTCACTGCCCAACTGATCACTCTGGGCGTGCTGTTCATCGCCGTGCAGCTGGCCGTCGACGTCAGCCTCGGTGCCGCAGCCGGGCGGCTGACACACCGGCTGCACGCGTGGCAGCAGCAGATTCAGCGCGGATGCGCGGCGGCGTTCATCGGGCTGGGCATCAAACTGGCGTTCTTCTAG
- a CDS encoding helix-turn-helix transcriptional regulator has translation MQSALSSPVFVARAAELAELVRAAEAADNGDPQAVIVRGEAGVGKTRLVEELIRTLPDGAVAAVAGCVEVPGDGLPLAPFSAALRMLRHRLPDEVRAQSRGQEELLARIMPDLDAAASAQETAGDVLRLFTCITRVLEGLASDRLIVLVIEDLHWADSCTRQLLAYLLRARCTGRLLLLATYRSDDVHRRHPLRGFLAEVERSRSVRRIDLPRFNRVEVTKQLTGILGAPPEPALLNQVFARSDGNAFFVEELARDCRDHPRTKSGGLPDMLLMQLEALPESSQRIVRIAAESGAVVRYALLKAVTGRPEDELIEGLRAAVLARILVPEPDGSGYRFRHSMVREVVSDDLLPGERALINRQYGQALEADSTLVPTDELTGRLARHWFAAHDDVKALRIGIRAANDAQRRHAYGEQLHMLERALQLWDRVSEPVRQALPALSLPDGYPRRGHGTDGVGPGRLDLYAAAAGAAGLSGDPDRALHLVGNALDVLAAEHDDEPLRGAWLWTRRAVLVQELNRGDGWQELQRARELGGGLPPSAVHANVLVHIARWGALHRPGPDSRSAADQAVRYAIGVGAEDLELHARITRCSMEAEGDLDGTSLAELYDVRSRAEKLGALDIIGRVNLNLPSILEGMGRSEEALSAADHGVAVCRSLGLDGAEAWVHCNRAVSLFSLGRWPACAAALDEAAAVAQAHKPLGIVVARRAHLLLLGGDAVAAGEQLAVARTLCATEDLQPQMLISLSQYAMEILTRQGRLAEARAEFVRADAAGLTAGPVRYSLPMLCAAAAVEADAHQTAGLGASSEVLAAIRRAAARLDVVFPVSHAFEHLLRAQVQRAEGDDDPDRWASAAGAFEQLRRPYELALALSGEGRALLNTRQRQKAHDRLTRAHRIATEIGAGLLISEVEALVRPTDTGPAPAVVPPAQQSGTSFGLTPREHEVLQLVARGHSNRRIANELFISPKTTSTHVSNILAKLGASSRTEAAAIALRHGLAAHG, from the coding sequence GTGCAGAGCGCCCTTTCCAGCCCGGTGTTCGTGGCGCGGGCAGCTGAGCTGGCCGAGCTTGTCCGGGCCGCCGAGGCGGCTGACAACGGCGACCCGCAGGCCGTGATCGTGCGCGGCGAGGCGGGCGTCGGCAAGACGCGGTTGGTCGAGGAGCTGATCCGGACTCTGCCCGACGGGGCCGTGGCTGCGGTCGCGGGTTGTGTGGAGGTTCCCGGCGACGGACTGCCCCTCGCCCCGTTCTCAGCGGCGCTGCGTATGCTGCGCCACCGGCTGCCCGACGAGGTACGAGCGCAGAGCCGGGGCCAGGAGGAACTGCTGGCTCGCATCATGCCCGACCTCGACGCCGCGGCGTCCGCGCAGGAAACCGCCGGCGATGTGCTTCGGCTGTTCACGTGCATCACCCGCGTGCTTGAGGGGCTCGCCTCGGATCGCCTGATCGTGCTGGTGATCGAAGATCTGCACTGGGCCGATTCCTGTACCCGTCAGCTGCTGGCGTACCTGTTGCGCGCTCGGTGCACCGGCCGGCTGCTGCTGTTGGCCACCTACCGGTCTGATGATGTGCACCGCCGTCACCCGCTACGAGGTTTCCTCGCCGAGGTGGAGCGGTCAAGGTCGGTTCGCCGGATCGATCTGCCACGGTTCAACCGGGTCGAGGTCACCAAGCAGCTCACCGGCATCCTCGGCGCTCCACCGGAACCGGCCCTGCTCAACCAGGTCTTCGCCCGGTCCGACGGCAACGCGTTCTTCGTCGAGGAACTAGCACGCGACTGCCGTGACCATCCGCGAACGAAGTCGGGCGGCCTACCCGACATGCTGCTGATGCAGCTGGAGGCGCTACCCGAGTCCAGCCAACGGATCGTACGGATCGCCGCCGAGAGCGGCGCCGTGGTGAGATACGCGCTGCTCAAGGCCGTGACCGGCCGGCCCGAGGACGAGCTGATCGAGGGTCTGCGCGCGGCGGTGCTCGCCCGGATCCTCGTTCCCGAACCCGACGGATCCGGTTACCGGTTCCGCCATTCCATGGTGCGGGAGGTGGTAAGTGACGACCTGCTGCCAGGAGAGCGCGCGTTGATCAACCGGCAGTACGGACAGGCTTTGGAGGCCGACAGCACCCTCGTCCCGACCGACGAACTGACCGGCCGACTCGCCCGGCACTGGTTCGCGGCGCACGACGACGTGAAGGCGCTGCGGATCGGGATCCGAGCCGCCAACGACGCCCAGCGCCGCCACGCCTATGGCGAGCAGCTTCACATGCTGGAGCGCGCGCTGCAGCTCTGGGACCGCGTGTCGGAGCCGGTGCGCCAGGCGCTGCCGGCACTGTCCCTGCCGGACGGATACCCGCGCCGCGGGCACGGAACCGACGGCGTCGGACCGGGCCGTCTGGATCTGTATGCCGCCGCGGCCGGCGCCGCCGGGCTCAGCGGCGACCCCGACCGGGCACTGCATCTGGTGGGCAATGCACTGGACGTGCTGGCTGCCGAGCACGACGACGAGCCGTTGCGCGGGGCGTGGCTGTGGACGAGGCGTGCGGTCCTGGTCCAGGAACTCAACCGCGGGGACGGGTGGCAGGAGCTGCAGCGGGCGCGGGAGCTGGGCGGCGGGCTGCCCCCCTCCGCGGTCCATGCCAATGTCCTGGTGCACATAGCCAGGTGGGGTGCGCTGCACCGCCCCGGGCCGGACAGCCGAAGCGCCGCCGACCAGGCGGTGCGATACGCGATCGGCGTCGGCGCCGAGGACCTTGAGTTGCACGCCCGGATCACGCGCTGCTCGATGGAAGCCGAAGGCGATCTCGATGGCACGAGCCTGGCCGAGCTGTACGACGTGCGCAGTCGGGCCGAAAAGCTGGGCGCGCTCGACATCATCGGCAGAGTGAACCTGAACCTGCCCTCGATCCTGGAGGGCATGGGCCGGTCCGAGGAGGCGCTGTCGGCGGCCGACCACGGCGTCGCGGTATGCCGCTCGCTCGGCCTCGACGGCGCCGAAGCGTGGGTGCATTGCAACCGGGCGGTGTCGCTGTTCTCCCTGGGCCGCTGGCCGGCATGTGCGGCAGCGCTCGACGAGGCCGCGGCAGTGGCCCAGGCACACAAACCACTCGGGATCGTCGTGGCACGTCGTGCGCACTTGCTGCTGCTCGGCGGGGACGCCGTCGCGGCAGGTGAACAGCTCGCCGTGGCCCGCACTCTCTGCGCCACCGAGGACTTGCAGCCGCAGATGCTGATCTCCCTGAGCCAGTACGCGATGGAGATCTTGACCAGGCAGGGCAGGCTTGCCGAGGCGCGCGCCGAATTCGTCCGCGCCGACGCAGCCGGGCTCACTGCCGGGCCGGTGCGATATTCGCTGCCGATGCTGTGCGCCGCGGCGGCGGTCGAGGCCGACGCCCACCAGACCGCTGGACTCGGCGCGTCTTCGGAGGTCCTGGCCGCGATACGCCGGGCTGCCGCGCGGCTGGACGTGGTGTTCCCTGTCTCGCACGCCTTCGAGCACCTCCTGCGGGCGCAGGTGCAGCGGGCCGAGGGCGACGACGACCCGGACCGGTGGGCATCCGCCGCCGGGGCCTTCGAGCAGCTTCGCCGTCCGTACGAACTCGCGCTGGCCTTGTCAGGCGAGGGGCGTGCGCTGCTCAACACCAGGCAGCGCCAGAAGGCCCACGATCGGCTGACCCGTGCGCACCGGATCGCCACCGAGATAGGCGCCGGCCTGCTGATCTCCGAGGTGGAGGCACTGGTGCGGCCAACCGATACCGGGCCGGCACCCGCGGTCGTGCCGCCCGCGCAACAGAGTGGGACCTCCTTCGGCCTGACCCCTCGTGAACACGAGGTGCTCCAGCTGGTCGCCCGCGGGCACAGCAACCGGCGGATCGCCAATGAACTGTTCATCTCGCCGAAGACCACGAGCACACACGTCTCGAACATCCTCGCCAAGCTGGGTGCTTCCAGCCGGACTGAAGCCGCGGCCATCGCGCTCAGGCACGGCCTGGCCGCCCACGGTTGA